The Arachis hypogaea cultivar Tifrunner chromosome 14, arahy.Tifrunner.gnm2.J5K5, whole genome shotgun sequence DNA window atatttaatttttttttattattttcagtactatcttttataattgtaattctcctatactatattttagtgtaattttttataatatagattatgattccattaaaaaagatatattaaataaaaaattaatcatatataataataaaatcataaatgttggatttcaaattaatattaagaataaaattattgagagtactagaataagagtacgatgtaaaaaaatactaaagtaacatttaatacttaaaaaatgtaacatatttgattaaatattcttatatatatatatatatatatatatatatatatatatatataaatctaaaatatataatttttatttttatttaaaaaaatattttgtctatttttatatgttatttttattttagtaagtaaatattaattttattataaaataaactaataaaatctatttaaatatctaaattaaaataataggataatataaaaaaaatctaagttgatgtctattttagtaattttttatttaaaagtgattttgaatggtataagccaaacaacatttattttactataatccattttgatacaaaaattaccaaacataaatcactttaacacaaaccTACTTTTGaccaaaatcaagtttgcaaaatcaattttatacaaactcccgtttacaaactgtaatccaaacacacactgtATTGTGTGCTTCAATTTCATTTATGTCCCACTTGccaataaaaacatgaaaaatgaatAAATCAATCTTGACTTTTTGATAAGCAGACATTTAAATTCTTGAAGACTTGATACATTTAAGTTTATGatgcttttaaaatttgaacATATCGATCCTTAAGTCTAATTTgtccaattttaaaaactttttcacgTGTATATCCGTATCAATTAAGTTTGAACATGAGGGATTGATAagtctagattttgaaaaaattagaaacttaaatttatttttaaatttttgagaatttaaATATCTGTGAATTAAATAATCAAAGAcctatttatcattttctctaCAAACATTAttgcttattttattttaatctatttaCCAATTTGAAGAAAACAACCAATAATTACTAACATATAGTCCGCTGCATATCTGCATATGGACATggtataaaactataaataatgAAAGTGTGAGGCACGCTGTCTATATCCTTTCTCgaaagtttttttgttttttatttttatcaaaactgAAAATGAATTAATAATTTTATCTCATATATTGTCACAAACTGGATTTATATATGTAttgtctttatttatttatttatttatgcaaatAACTATAGGCGTTGGAATTATAAAATTTgctcataaaattaaaaatgtatttttgtaCTAAAAAAAATGCATGTAATGTAAATGGGTTCGGCCCAATACCTGAacatttatttatgtaaaaaaaaatccgTAATTATTTTATTGTGTTGTCCTATCCCGCATCAGCGCGTTACACTTCAGTTGTCTCCTAATTGTTCAATTTGTCTCCCTGCTTATGTTGGAGGAGAGGAGAGGCAGTGAATTGTTTAAATAGACCAAAACTAGAACTAATGATacacaaattaattttcgaatggAAAAATTTGTTATATCTCAATTCTCAATTATACAAGAAAGGAGGAAGATATATTTGTCTAGTTGTGGGAATGCGGAGGAAAATATATTTGTCTAGTTACAGTTTACATGCAACCTGATTATATATATCTCAAGGTAATCACTAATcagccaaaaaataaaaaatgatattatacTAGATAGTTAGTTAGATAAGATTAACTAGAAGCTGTTGTTATGGAGTTAGCTAGAGGACATTATCAGATTAGTTGGGGATGTAACaccataattgaatttgaatcatTGCGAGAGATCTTGCGGAGTTTGTTCTGGGTTTGAATAAGAAAAACGCATAATAACTAGaatccattatatatatatatatatatatatatatccatccTGCTTGATATATCATAAGCAAGATTGAGCTGGACTACTATTAAAGGATACCTCCATTAAGATTGCAATAACTCTAGCTAACCCAAAATATACAATCTGATAATAAAACATGGTGACCTAATTAACAAGACAACTACCCAACTTCACCcatttgaaaattgaaacttAGATTGTTGCATATAGATATCAAACTTCAACATTAACATATAGTAGAACAAACATGGTTATTCTTTATTAATAATAGTAAGGATATTGTGGTTGATGATCTTTTGCTTACTTTTCCCTCCtactatgaaataaaattaatggACTGGTATTAAATAAGAGTTTCATTTTGATGTATTAACAGTGTGAAACATTTTATATAGTTGTCCAATCGCATCCGTTCTTTTTTATTACCATTCACATGGTCAAAGCAATTGTGACAAAGGTAATTGCTTAATTTCTAAACTAATTCTAACACATTCAGTTTTTAAGGATGAAAATAGAGGCAACAAGTGCTATAGCATAGCTATAACAAACCAACCCTTCACATATGCTCATAGCTAAAATTGCTCAGGATTTTCACTTTGTTATGCTTGCCCTGCATTAACAATCATGTTCTTCGTTTTATTCAATACTTTATAGATCAAGGAAATATATTATATGTCAAAAGTACATTAAGTATTGGAGTATTAATAAATTGTAAAATTGTTATGGATTGGGTCATTAGCCTTATATCATGTTATTAACAAGTTTTATCCAAGTGAAGCTTTGCACGAGCACATAAATGGATTGACTTGACACATAGTCTTTGTCTCTGTGATCAAATAGCAAATATGTGTTAGctaattttcttttttccatttcttttgttcttggtgatcTGAGAGGCAGTTCCATACTAAATATAGAAGCATGAAGCTCATTTCCTAAGTATTGCAAAAGGAGAAATAAACCAAGAAGAATGTGGGAACTGGCAAACATAATCACTTGACTTCAAAATCAAGTTTAAGTAAACCAACTGTCTACAACAGTAGCAAATGGCATAACAGAACAAAATACCTGAACCCTGTATCTATGTAGCAAGCGAGTGGGACTTCCATACACATACTTGCACCATCAACAGAATCATCTAAGCGACGGCGGTGTTGAGAATGGAGCCGAGGGTGCCCAAGACGGCGAAGGCGAGGAGGGGGCTGACGTCGAGGGTGTCGAAAACAGGGGGAATGATGTTGCGGAACAGGTTCAGGTACGGGTCGCACAGGTCTCTGATGGCGGACAGTGGCTGCTTTTCCCACGGGATGTTCGGGAACCAACTCAGTAGAACCCTAACCATCAGAACTCCGCTGTATATGTCCAGCCACTTCCCCAGCCCCGCCGCCACCACTGTCAGCGGCGTGTTCAGGGACCCGCTAGGTCTGTCCCGCAGCGACGCGAAGAACAGAGGCCCTACCGAAGACATGGACATGGACATCGGAAGAAGCTGATGGCAGAAGGTTCTGAGGGCGAGTAGGGCCATCCCGAAGACTGTGGTGAGGGTGCGGGTGGAACCTTCCAGAAGGTCGCTTTGCGTGGATGTGGCGGCGACAATTTGGGGATTGAAGTTGCGGCGGAGAGGAGTGAGAGAGAGTGAGGGTTGTGTGTATCTGTGTCGGTATTGACGCAGGGGTGGGTGCGTGAGGCAGACCATGTGAGTCTTGGAAGCCATTGTTGCTGGGGAGAACGCCATCGTCATCGTCATCGCCATCGCCATCTGCGAATTAGGGATTAGGGGATTGCCACCAAAAACCCAAACGCtaccttcttcctcttcctccaattactaaacttttttttatctcttGCAGCCGCCGCGCTACTTCGAGTTTTATTAAGGTCAGCTATCAACTTCTCATAGCCATCTaacatttttgggtgacaataatttttatttagaaaaagacattaaaagatataaattagataaaattattagaaagaaCTAAATAGATAAATATCAAAAGAAAATACCACATAATTTTCATTTGTTCAATATTACTCAATGTTACAGTTTCCTCTCTTCCAATTAAACCCATAGGTCTTATCAATATTCTGAAGAATTTTACTACTTTTTAAAAATCCACAAGTAGAAAAACTTTTAAAGGTTGATACATTTGATGGATTGcttaattttctatgcaaaaCATTCCACTCTTAACTACTTAAAAGCCAATCGCTAGCAAAATCTTTAATTTAAATACCAGAATTTATACATGAGATATGGATTTTTCGGTTTCAAAACTAAATTCAACTCCAACCACCTGAACATCTTGTTATTGTTATTAGGGATACTATACCAAAAATTAATAGGTAATGGCAATGGATAGTGAAActagagaaattaaaaatagaagaaaactgGAAACACCTTGAGCAGAGTTGATCCCCATGCATGTAAAACTAGTGTTGCTTAAAAAATTGATAGTACCAAACTACCAATACCAATAAAATAAACTTACAATTAGACGGACCTTTGCTAATTCCTCAGGTGCTGTCATACACAAATATAAAATGAATAGTAATAGTCTAATTTTCTTAGCGATGTTTTGTCATCCCAAATCCAATTCCAGTTCAAAATCCAAACCCTACCCAAGTAAATTTCCCCAGAAAAGCACATTAAGTTTTTTCTAGAAAGGGAGacccaaaaaaataattaaaagagcgAGCCCGAACAAAACTAGGAGTCAACGTAAGTTAGTAATTTAATCCTCAAAATCTCCAGCATTCTCCAATAAGTAATTCGCTGCCAATTGTTCATCCCGGTCACATGCCAAAAACGCCTCTATGACCGAGGCTCTATCAAATCCCAATGCCTCAAGCTGCAAACCATAGGTTAAAGAAACCAATCATTAATCAATACATACTAAGTGTGAACACAAGCGATACAAAAATCTTTTTAGACCTGTTTCTGCATCCTCAGTTTCAAAATATGGATAATTTTCAAATGGATTAAATACCTTGGAAACATAAAAAACACTCGGTATATTCTTTGCTTAGAAATTAGGAAGATGTTTAACGAGTATACATCATTTCTTATATCATAATACAGTAAGGAGAAAGACATACCCTTGCAATTGCCTCCTGCTCAGCTGGAGTCACATTGATGGCATGAGGCATGTCCTGCTCAGGCTGGTCAAATATATCACTGATGGAGAGAAAGACGGttaaattctaaattcaaatATTGTGTGTAATCAAGGAAAGGGAATAAACTCTTGGATAACATTCTACACTATCAGATATCAAGTTGACAAATAGAACCTTACTTTCTTGTTAGATACGTGGGCAAAAATAACCAACAATTGAAATAATATATCAAGAACAACGATGATGATGATATGAAGTAATGATAGTTGTAAGATGTAAAATAATGCAACAAGTTGATATGCTCACCCTTCAGAGCCCTCAACAGGTTCGTTTATCAACTGTAGAAACTCAGCATGATGTTCTTGAATGAGTCTTAAAAGATTGGGATTCTGCTTTCCAAGTTCTTGAAGTACAGGCTGCAATAGAAAGTTGATTGATCTTTTAGACACCAATCAACGAATTAACAGAAGTGAGGAAGGCAACGGAGAAAGTAAATACCTGTAAAATTTGTGGATTTGATTGCACCATTGAACGCAATGCTTGaaactgaaaaaaataaataagaaagttgCTTGAGAGTGATCAAAATAAAGCTTGAAGCTAGATGCAGATTAACAAGCAACTTATTTGCTAAGTCCACTCAGCAACATGGAAAAACTTGAAACTATATATGAACAACAAAAGTTTTGAAGAGCATTGTCTGGGCAATGCTTGTCAATCAAGACATATTTGAAATCATGCTGCATCCTGAGTAGCTATAATGATgtgcaaataacaaaataattgcAACTGCTAAAAGAAAGCTTCACAAATACAGTAAGATAAAAGAGTATAATTAAAACGAAattcaaaacattaattatttgaGTAAATGCATGCAATGACCAAAAGGTTCAATGTGTAGACATGGCACAGCACACAAGTCAAGTTACATcaatacatcaaattaaatattGTACTTTAAGTTAGTGCAACTTGGGTATGTGGAACAACTATGCCTTCTAACATCAAGAACAAAAAATTGATGGAACAGCAAGCTCACCTGGGGATTGTTTCTGAGGAAGTCAAGAGATCCTAGTCCAGGACCAGCACCAGAAATTGTCTCCTGAAAATTTCAGATTGAAGTAAGGTATGGAGTAACAGAAAATTACTTTTGATGATCTGTTACTGCAAAATAACTTTTACCTGTGGAAACATATTTAAGGGAGATGAGTTAGGTAGTCCAGGAACTGCTCCAGCAGTGACCCCAGCTGTTTCAGTTGTCTGACTACCTGGAAATTGAGGAACTGGTACAGCAACTTCTGCTGCTTCGGGGATACCCTGCCCAGAGAAGCAAGGAAAGAAAGGTTGCTAAATCCAACAATGTGAACATAAATTTTAGCAGTCAAGATATCCAACAATGTGGACATACAGAGTACAAATAGTCTATAGCACGCTCTGGATTATTGTAAGCTGCCCGAAGAGCACGAGTAACTGTATCTCTGTCCCAGTTGCCACCTCCCATGTCCATAATTTGTTGAATAGTCTGCTCAAGATTACTACCACCAACTAAATTTGAAGCAGCCTGACCATAAGTATCTGCAGACACGCTGCAAAAAATGACATAGGAAAGCTTGTGAGTAGGCTTTATAAACAAGAAAGTGGAAAATGACAAATGTCCGAATTCCACAATGTTCAGCATCCAAAAATGCAGCATTATGCTTACTATATGCAGCCACAATAAACCGAACAACAAAACTATGATCAGCCAACGTAAATGTCTCGTTAGATGAATTGAAAATAACACTATAGATCTTCCTCAGAAAGACATTTAATAAAAGTATTTGAATTAAAACCTGTGCTGCTTTCAGTATTATAACATCAACTTCATAACCAAATTCGTAAGAATTATAATTATCATGAAACTCACAAGGTAAAGACAACCAACACAGTGaacattaaaattcaaattagaaCAAAGACATTTTTACTTGAATGTAATATGTTACTAAATTACTAAAGATTGAAAAAGGATAGTTCTTGTCATCAATGCTCAGTCAAcaactattttgtggtacattggAATTAACTAATAGTATCTTTGAAAAATTCTAGAAAGGAGAAACCATACTTTGTATTTGTAGTTGTGACAGCTGGGCCAGATGTACTGTTATTTGCAGCCCTACAATACCAAATAAAATACTATAGGAAGAGAGACTGACGTTATTAAAACGGAcaaattatcaatttatttttttaaagactcACTGAGTTTGTGCAGGAGGTTCAGGAGCAGGCGTGGAATTTGAGGTTGATACAGCTGCAGGTGGATTGCTGGCAGGCTGTCACACGCATGCACAACCACTAGCTAATACAAAGAGGCAAGGGcagaaaagaaagggaaaaaaccTCCGAAAAGCAATAAGATTGAGAAAGTAATATACCTGGGCAGATGAAGTCCCTGCTGAACCCAATGTTTTACTCTGTAGAGAAGTAAAATGCCACATGAAGGTTAATGGAGGTAACAGATGCCTAAATAAACAAAACATGAAGGTATAacaataaaattgaaagaaatatTTCTAGCTGACTTCATCAAATTGAAACAGACGGCATTATGGAATATGACAAGATCTAATACTTGGCATAGCATCTAGATAATTTTTTGGACCGCGATAGAACTTCAGTAAAAGCTTCCTAtccttttctttataaaaaaaaaaggtaaaaagaaCCGAAGCATAAAAATAGATCTcgatatttaaaagaataaaaatatgagAGCTGAAATCACAGTCTCAGATAACTTGTGAGGAAGGAAGGGtgttataatttgaaaaagttttCATGAAGGAATAAACTACCTTGCTAAGCATAACAACAAGAAAACCATCCTCAGAGACCTTGTTCTCTGCTAATGTTGTTTCATCTTTCAAAACCTTGCCATTGTGAATAAGCAACTGTTGTCCACATGGGTAATTATCTTTGCCTTGCACATCTTCTATATTCTTCTTGACAGCCATAATCTAAGGCAAAAATAGCAAGGAAATTATAGctactaaaattcaaaaattaacccTCTTATAATCTACCAAACACCACATAAAGCCTGATAAGAAATCCAATTTCTAATGATATTAGAATCAACAGGCATATCCTCGGTGTCATGAAAAGATGGGAATAAAACATCTCAAAGCcattcaataataaataaataacgtcAGCACCTGAGTATCACATCAAATCTGAAACAAAAtcctcaacaacaacaacaacaatagtgtTGGCGAAAACATTAAAATGAAGGCATGCAATGCAAACAGAAACAAAAATGAAGTAAATTTAcctgaattttgaataaaaactatttCGACAACGACagtgatttgaattaaaaattaaataaaacaaaataaaggagtagacttagaaaatctgaaaacaaAATAATTCAATCAACAAATCAAACACACATTTTCGTAACTGACAATGGAAGATTGGGAAATGAAAAGGGAAATATTGATAGCGAATATTGTAACCAAAAAAGCATAGAGATAAAGAGAGAGCTGACAGTGTCGGATGGCTGAACCCTAATTTCGAAATGGCTGCCTTTCAAAGTCTTAACAGTGAGTTTCATGGCGGCGACTTATGGGAATGACGCCGGCGACCGGCAACGATCCGGCTCAAGTACGGTGGTGAGAGAGTGAGTGAAACCCTAGAGAGAGAAAACACCTTCGTCCGTtgctgttgctgctgctgttGCACGGAATGAACGTGTCAACGGCACATGTAACACgctctttttctattttcttactttttttttaaactgtTTTCCTTTTTCAGTTTAAATTCGCAAGGTGGCATCTCAATGCACGTGAATTAAAAACGGAGATAAGTATGTGTTAATTTGtaaagtactttttttttttttttaaaaaaattaatttgtacaGTATTATGCATGTGTTATCATATTACCGTATGAATAAAAGTAACTGTGTTTTACAAATTTAATTTACATAGTTATAGTTATCATATTACCGTATGAATCAAATGAACATCACCTAtaccagaataaccatccggataccagggataataaacatctcatgttataaaaagctaattttaaaTTCACCAAGGTTCTAACCCTTAACCTTCCGGATCTGGAATTCTTATACCATgtcctgaaaccactcatcccaaaagcgtaacTTGACaagacaatgtaacactaataataatatctctaatactttccaaaccttcattgtacacattatacgctTAGGTCAttagctccctatactttctcataattataatattattgcaTTAAAATTATTCTTAACATTGATAGCAAAGCAGAGATCAGGGAATCACCCTTTTGTCATGTGAATTTTCTATCATCATTACGGACATATGCCATATTTTTCAACAACAAAGCTAGCTCTATAAACAATTGAATTGGACAATTATACTTCACCTTATAACTCGATTTTTATTGTGCATTATAAGTTATAACTCTACCTTAATTATCATTCATTCTATAATGAACACGTTtattaccgacttaatgaccattATTCTAACTTAATAATCAACGGTCATACCATCAATTCTATTCATCAACTCTATGCCTATAAAAGACACTAATTTCTATATACACGGGAGATTctagatatattctat harbors:
- the LOC112740799 gene encoding ubiquitin receptor RAD23b, translated to MKLTVKTLKGSHFEIRVQPSDTIMAVKKNIEDVQGKDNYPCGQQLLIHNGKVLKDETTLAENKVSEDGFLVVMLSKSKTLGSAGTSSAQPASNPPAAVSTSNSTPAPEPPAQTQAANNSTSGPAVTTTNTNVSADTYGQAASNLVGGSNLEQTIQQIMDMGGGNWDRDTVTRALRAAYNNPERAIDYLYSGIPEAAEVAVPVPQFPGSQTTETAGVTAGAVPGLPNSSPLNMFPQETISGAGPGLGSLDFLRNNPQFQALRSMVQSNPQILQPVLQELGKQNPNLLRLIQEHHAEFLQLINEPVEGSEGDIFDQPEQDMPHAINVTPAEQEAIARLEALGFDRASVIEAFLACDRDEQLAANYLLENAGDFED
- the LOC112740800 gene encoding ylmG homolog protein 1-1, chloroplastic, yielding MAMAMTMTMAFSPATMASKTHMVCLTHPPLRQYRHRYTQPSLSLTPLRRNFNPQIVAATSTQSDLLEGSTRTLTTVFGMALLALRTFCHQLLPMSMSMSSVGPLFFASLRDRPSGSLNTPLTVVAAGLGKWLDIYSGVLMVRVLLSWFPNIPWEKQPLSAIRDLCDPYLNLFRNIIPPVFDTLDVSPLLAFAVLGTLGSILNTAVA